The genomic window TTGCATTCTAATTTATAACTTTAAATTTTAAATTTAAACACATAGAAACATAGATATTGTAAAACGTTAAAAGGCATTTCATTTGTTTAAGTAAACATAGCAATGCAGTTAAACAGCTATGTGTTAGAAACTAGTTTCTTTTAATAATCTTTTCATCTCAAAATGAAAACTATGTTTCTATGTGTTAAAAGAATATAACAAAACGCTTTGTCCTCCCGAGCGTATTCGAAGGATATTCACACAAAGGTCTTCGACTGCGCTCAGACTGACAGCAAAACAGTAACAATAAACTATAAACAACAAACTATAAATAATAAACAACAAAAAAATGGCAGTAAATACAAAAATAGCCTTAGTTACAGGCGGAAGCAGAGGTTTAGGAAAAAATATGGCAATTGCAATTGCTAAAAAAGGGATTGATGTAATTATCACATACAACAGTAAAAAAGACGAAGCTGATTTGGTGGTAAAAGAAATCGAAAATTTGGGTCAGAGAGCCGCTTCGCTTCAATTAAACGTGGCTGAGTCAAATACTTTTGATTCTTTCTTCTCAAATGTTTCTGAAGTTTTAAAAGACACTTTTAAAACAGATAAATTCGACTTTTTGGTAAACAATGCTGGAATCGGAATTCACAATTCATTTATTGGAACAACTGAAGATGAGTTTGATCAATTGACCAATATTCAGTTTAAAGGTCCGTTTTTCTTAACTCAAAAAGGATTAAATGTAATGAATGACGGCGGCGGAATAGTAAATATTTCCACTGGTCTAGCAAGATTTTCGTTTCCAGGTTACGCAGCTTATGCAGCGATGAAAGGTGC from Flavobacterium fluviale includes these protein-coding regions:
- a CDS encoding SDR family oxidoreductase; this translates as MAVNTKIALVTGGSRGLGKNMAIAIAKKGIDVIITYNSKKDEADLVVKEIENLGQRAASLQLNVAESNTFDSFFSNVSEVLKDTFKTDKFDFLVNNAGIGIHNSFIGTTEDEFDQLTNIQFKGPFFLTQKGLNVMNDGGGIVNISTGLARFSFPGYAAYAAMKGAIETLTKYQAKELGNRKIKVNVVAPGAIETDFGGGVVRDNEQMNQQIASVTALGRVGLPDDIGGVVAFLCSEEARWVNAQRIEVSGGMML